The sequence below is a genomic window from Methylotuvimicrobium sp. KM2.
AGACTATGACCATGCAACTACAATTCATTACTGACACCAACGGCAACAAAATCAGCGTCATATTGTCATTGGAGGATTATGAAGAGCTGTTGGAGGATTTAGAAGATTTAGCCGCAGTGGCAGAGCGAAAGGACGAAGAAGCCATACCTTTTGAAGAGGCGGTGAAAGAGATAGAGCATGAGTTACGCGCTTAAAATAAAGCCAAACGCGCAAAAAGAATTGGCCCGACTCTCAAAATCCGTAGCCAATGCCGCTATCAAGAAAATCCGCGCACTTGCCGACGATCCCTACCCGACAGGCTGCAAAAAGCTGGTCGGCTCAGACCATACTTACCGAATCAGGACTGGCGACTACCGCATCATTTACACCGTGTTAAATGCCGTGCTGACAGTCGAAGTAATAAAAATAGGTCGCCGGAAAAATGTTTACCGATAGCTTAGGATTTGGCCGTAAATAACTTCCCTATTTTAAGGAGGGTTCGGTTGCTCGATTGGCAGGTGTCGGCGGCAGGGAAAGCCGCCGTCAAGCCTACACGGACGTATTCACGGCGTCCTGTCAAGCGAGTGACCGAACCCTCAACAAGGCTCATAGTTCCAGGACGTTATTTATCACGAAATCCTTAGTCCGAATCCTGCTTGCTGAAGGCATGCAAAACGGGCAATTGATTAATGGCCGTTTGCGCATACTCAATCCATTTTTTTTCTTAGCCCATAGGCAGTGAGGAACAAACCGCATCGTTCGCGATTGATGAGGTTCACGCTGTCATTATCCTACTTGCTTAACCATGCAAAAACTATACGAGTATTTCGGATTAATCGTGATGTTTTATGCAAACGAACATGAACCTATCCCATGTTCACGGAAAATGTCAGGGACGCGAATCAAGAGCGGAAATCGTATTGATCAATGGCATTGTTCACGAAATCAGCTATACCGCTGTTACTGGACTCGCACCACTTGAACCTAATGAATTGCATTTTTTTCAGGAGCATTTCCTCGTTCCCAACGCTCCAACGTGGGAATGCATACCGATCTTGCCTCGGCAGCCAAGGTATGGGTTCCCACGGAAGACCGTGGGAACCAGAATAATCAAAGTCGAAAACGTCAGCAAAAAATTCTGCCGCTCGCTGAAAAGGTCTATGCTGTACGGCGTCGAATGTGTAGGATGCGGTGTACCCAAAGGGGCATAAAAGGCACGAACCGCATCGATTGCGATTCCACTTGCCCAGCACCTCCGATAAACTGCGCAAGGGCGAATTCTGGGCGGTCGATAACGTTTCGTTTGAAGTCAACGCGGCGAATGTTTAGACATCATCGGCCGCAACGGCGCCGGCAAAAGCACGCTGTTGAAAATGCTCAACGGCATCATCCTGCCGGACAAAGGTAAAATCACCATCAAAGGCAAGGTCGGCGCGTTGATCGATGGGAAAACAATTCTTGCAACATGCAAACAAATACACAACGAGAAATCATCATAACCCCACATAAAACGCTAGGCGATTCTGGTCGTGAACTGTGGGAATATCGCGACCTATTCTATTTTCTGGCTTGGCGGGGCTTTTAAGTTCGCTACAAACAAACCGTTATCGGCGCCGCTTGGGCGGTTATACGCCCGTTGCTGACCATGATTATTTTTACGCTCGTGTTCGGCAAATTCGCTAAACTGCCGACCGAAGGCCAAGCGCCTTATGCGATCATGGTCTTTACCGCCATGTTGCCCTTGTTTTTGTTGTAAGCTGGATTGACCTCGCTCGGATTGGGTTATTGGATTGCCGCGCTCAATGTCAAATACCGCGATTTTCGCTATATTGTCCCGTTTATCGTGCAAATGGGGCTGTATATTTCGCCGGTGGGTTTCAGCAGTCACATTATTCCCGACGAATGGCGCTTGCTCTATTCGCTCAACCCCATGGTCGGCGTCATCGACGGCTTTCGCTGGATGGTCGTCGGCGAACAAAGCGCGTTGTATTTACAAGGGTTATATGTATCGATTGGCGTTTCGCTACTCCTGTTTTTGCTAGGACTAAACTACTATTCGAAAACTGAAAAACAGTTTGCCGACACCATTTAATGCGGAACAACCAGACAAAACAATGATAGATTTGAGTTCATCGATGCTGACCGTCTTACTTTTTACGATTTAGAAAAAATGTCATGGATAACACGAACAGCACCACTGACTACGACTCGCCGTGGAAAGAAGCCTTAGAACAGTATTTTCCACAATTTATGGCGTTACTGTTTCCGCAAGTGAGTCCACAAATAGACTGGCAACAACCCCATGAATTTCTCGACAAAGAGCTGCAACAAGTTGTCAGAGATGCCGAATCGGGACGCGGCTACACCGACAAACTAGTCAAAGTCTATACCCTGAATCACAACACCCTATGGGTATTGATTCATATCGAAATTCAAGGCAAAGCCGACCCACAATTCAACCGTCGGATGTTTCGCTACTACTATCGCCTGGTCGATAGTTATCCAGAACAAGCCATTGCCAGCTTTGCGGTACTGACAAATCAGCGCCAAACCGAAAAGCTTGGCCATTATCAACAGCATTTCTGGCAAACGGAATTAGACTTTCGCTTTCCGACGGTCTATTTACAGCAATGGAGCAATAAACTGGACGAACTGGAAAAAAATCCCAATCCCTTTGCCATCGTGATTATGGCGCAATTGATCGCCCATGCCACGGCCAAAGATGATCTGACCCGAAAAGACAGTAAATTCCGTTTAATCCGCATGCTGTATCAACGCCGTTACGAACGCCAAGATATTTTAGAGCTATTTCGCTATATCGACTGGATGCTACAATTACCTAAAGTACTCGAAGAACAGTTATATCAAGCCATCGAAGCGATGGAACAGGAGGAACACATGCCTTATGTCACTGCTATAGAACGCTACGCTGAAGCCCGAGGTGAGACCCGAGGTGAGACCCGAGGCGAAGCCCAAACTTTGCGCAGGCAAATTCAACTCAAATACAAAGAAATCCCTGATTGGGTTACAGATAAAATTAATCAAGCCGATAAGTCGCAGTTAGATCGATGGGTTGAGCGAATTTTGTTTGAGGATAATCTGGAAAATTTATTTAAACCTTAAGACTAGCCATTAACCTTTCACAAAACCCGAACAGCGAAAAGAATTTAAATGCCCAACTCCGACAAAGTACGCATCAAAATTGAACACGTCAGCAAAAATTCTGCCGCTCACTGAAACGGCCCATGCTGTAAGGCATCGCGTTTGTAGGATGCGGTGAGGGACGAACCGCATCGTTCGCGACCGATGCGCATCGCTATCGCTCAGTACATCCTACCCAGTTATGACCACCGTTATTAAAGTCGAAAACCTTGGTAAAAAATACCTGATCGGCCACGAAAAACAGGCGCGCTACAGATACAGCACCTTGCGCGATAGCATTGGGCATGGCGTTAAATCCGTCGCCAGACGCCTGATGCATCCATTACAAGCCAATACCGAAGACACTGAATTAGAGGAATTTTGGGCCTTAAAAGATCTCAACTTCGAAATTCAACAAGGTGACAAAGTCGGCATCATTGACCGCAACGGCGCCGGATTTCACCCCATGTTAACCGGTCGAGAGAATCTCTACGTCAACGGCGCCATTCTCGGAATGAGCAATATGGCTAAAATAAACATTTCAACTAAACCATGCCAAAACTATACAAGTATTTCGGATTAATCGTGATGTTTTATGCAAACGAACATGAACCTATCCCATATTCACGGAAAATGTCAGGGACGCGAATCAAGAGCTGAAATCGTATTGATCAATGGCGTTGTTCACGAAATCAGCTATACCGCTGTTACTGGACGCGCACCACTTGGACCTAATGAAATGCGATTTTTTCAGGAGCTTTTCCTCGTTCCCAACGCTCCAGCGTGGGATTGCATACCTATCTTGCCTCGGCAGCCAAGGTATGGGTTCCCACGGAGGACCGTGGGAACCAGAATATACCTCTGAACGTATCACTCGGAGACTCAAATGAAAGACACCCCCATTAATATAATCTCCGCAACGCAAACCGGAGAATATCGATTCGGCTCATTTTTGACGATAACACCAGTCAAGAAATCGATTTCAAATCATTTCTTGCCCGCTCGCATCACCCCGGCATTCGCGCCTATTTGGAACCGAGCCATTTTGCAGATTTTAGAGTGGAATACGGTGAATTAATTTGGGGAGATTATGATCTGTGTTTTCCAGTTATCGACCTTTATCGGAATACGATCGAGCACTATCCTCCAACCACAACGGCTGCGGCATGATGCTTTACACTATGCGACCTCCATTTTCGATCGTTGACCTAATCCGAGGTCAAGATAAACAAAACATGCGAGTAAGCAAAAGTCGTTTCCGAAGCACCAACTTTTTTATTTCTTAAACCTGCTTTGTAATGTCAAATTCAGACGACGTATTAATCAAAGTCGAAAACGTCAGCAAAAAATCTGCCGCTCGCTGAAACGGTCTATGCTTTACGGCATCGAAGACATCAGCCGCGACTTGCTACACTTGCCCGAAAAATCCGAACACTTACGCTAAGACGAATTCCGGGCGGACAACGATGCCTCGTTCGAAGTCAAACGCGGCGAACGCTTAGGGATAATAGGCCGCAACGGCGCAGGAAAAAGTATGCTATTAAAAATGCTCAACGGCATCATCCTGCCGGACAAAGGTAAAATCAGCATCAAAGGCAAGGTCGGTGCTAGATTTCATGTCATGTGAGTCGGTCGAGAGAGTATCGTTGTCAACGGCGATATTTAAATTAATAGCAACTAAAAACGTTAAATCTAAGAACGGAGAAAAGCCATGCAAATCCACGTCAATGTGCCACCCAATCTGCCTGATGCGATTCAATGTTCACCCGAACAATTTGCCCGTGAAGCCAAAATTGCCATGGCCGTAAAATTATTCGAAATGAAACGACTATCATCGGGCATGGCGGCTGCACTCGCGGACATGGAGCGTGTACCTTTTTTGGCGGAACTGCACCGCTACAACGTCGCCATAATTGATCTCGATACCGATGAACTACAAAGCGATATAAACAATGCATGAAAATGCCAAAACGATAGTCACCAATACGACACCACTGATTGCTTTGACGGCCGCGACCGGCAGTCTCGAGATGCTCCGGCATCTCTATTCGCGCGTGGTTATTCCTTACGAAGTAGCTACCGAAATCAGATCCGGAGGACAAACCTGTTTCGGCGTCGACGTTTTCGAACGTTCGACATGGCTAGAGATTAAAACTACCCCAACTGTGATAACGCCTTATCTGAATAATACACTTGACCGCGGCGAAGCATCAGTTATTCAAACCGCCTTGCAAGAATCTATCGATCTCGTCGTAATCGACGAAACGGCAGGAAGAAGAGTCGCTCGCTTGTGCGGCCTGACTCTAACAGGATCTATTGGGATTTTACTCAAAGCATCCGCATCGGGTTTTCCGATATCCATACCCGAAGCTATAAGTAAAATGCAGTCCCATGGTGTATGGTTGAGCCGACGTGTAATCGATTATGCACTGCAAACAAATAACAGCAATAAGCTAATCTGATCAACTATGCCAAACTCCGACGACGTACTCATCAAAGTCGAAAACGTCAGCAAAAAATTCTGCCGCTCGCTGAAACGGTCTATGCTGTACGGCATCGAAGACATCAGCCGCGACTTGCTGCATTTGCCCGATACATCCGAACACTTACGCAAAGACGAATTCTGGGCGGTGGACGATGTTTCATTTGAAGTCAAACGAGGCGAATGCTTAGGTATTATCGGCCGCAACGGCGCCGGCAAAAGTACATTATTGAAAATGCTCAACGGCATCTTCATGCCCGATAAAGGCAAAATAACGATCAAAGGCAAAGTCGGCGCGTTGATCGAAGTCGGCGCGGGATTTCACCCTATGTTAACCGGTCGAGAGAATGTTTATGTGAACGGCGCTATTCTTGGCATGAGTAAACGTGAGATTGACAAGAAATTCGACGAAATTATCACGTTTGCGGAACTGGAAGAATTCATCGACATGCCCGTTAAGCATTATTCGAGCGGGATGTATGTCAGGTTGGGATTTGCGATTGCGGTGCAGATGGAACCGGATGTTTTATTGATCGATGAAGTATTGGCGGTTGGTGATATCAGCTTTGTTCTCAAATGCTTCAATCGTATTGATCGATTGCTAGAGAATACGGCATTGATATTCATCTCTCATAACATGTCTCAAGTATCCAGAATTTGTAATCAGATTCTTTTCATAAAACAAGGGAAAGAGATATTTTTGGGTAATGATGTTATGCAGGGAGTTAACGCTTATTACGCGAGTTTGAAAAATGAAACCGGCAACTTTATTGGATCGTGCCAAGCTAAACTGTGTTCTATCAAACTCGCATCTGGAAAGCAGCAAAGTACTGTAAATGAAGTGTTAGCGATATGTTACGGAGCGGAATTAAAAATCATATTGGAAATAAACGTTGACAATTCGATTAAAAACCCACACTTATATTTCGCTTTCCATGATAAAGAACAACGTAATTTTGCGGAAATTTACAGTTCAAATAGTCATTTCAGAATAGAAAATCATTCCGGAAAAATCACGCTTGAGATCGTCATTCCATCTATTAATTTTTCGCAGGGCATTTATTCGATAACAGTAACACTTTCCGAAAGTAAAAACGGGCAAGTATTATTTCGTCATCAATCGGCGATTTATTTTCAAGTCATTGATGGCGTACATGGATGGGCGCCTATTCAAATCCGTCCGCAATGGCAACAGAAAAACCTTCCTCATTTCCAAAAACCCAGCAATAGAAACAACCAACACAAAATTGCCTTGTAACGCCCTGTGGATAAAATACAACTTAAGAAATCTAAATCCGATTTAGCCATCAATGGCGGTGCGCCAGCCTTTCAGCAACCGTTACATGTCGGTCGTCCCAACATGGGAGATAAAGCCGCATTCATGCGTTATGTCGATCAGATTTTTGACAATCGCTGGTTGAGTAACAACGGCCCGTTAGTACAAGAACTCGAACAACGCATTGCCAATTATCACCAGGTCAAACATTGCGTCGCGATGTGTAACGGCACGATAGCGCTGGAAATTGCAATACGTGCGCTAGAACTCACCGGTGAAGTGATCTTACCATCCTATACCTTCATCGCAACTGCCCACGCCTTACACTGGCAGGAAATCACGCCGGTATTCGCTGACATCGACCCGGTAACGCATTGTCTCGATCCCGAAGCGGTTCGCAAAATGATCACCCCGAAAACCACCGGTATTATCGGTGTGCATCTTTGGGGGCACGCCGCGCCGGTGAATGACTTGCAAGCCGTAGCCGATGAATACGGCTTGCAATTGCTGTTTGACGCCGCCCACGCCTTTGGGTGTTCTTACCAAGGACAAATGATCGGCAACTTTGGCCGCTGCGAAGTATTGAGTTTTCACGCAACCAAGTTTTTCAATACCTTTGAAGGCGGCGCGGTATTGACCAATGATGATGAATTGGCGGAAAAAATGCGGTTGATGCGCAACTTCGGATTTGCCGGTATGGATAATGTCATTCATCCGGGAACCAACGGTAAAATGACCGAAATTTGCGCAGCGATGGGCTTGGTGAATCTTGATAATCTGGGCGTTGTGTTAGAAGCTAATCGCCGGAATTATTTAGCTTATCAACAGGAGTTTGCTGATCTACCGGTGCGCCTGTTTGCATTCGATGAAAGGGAACGTAAAAATTATCAGTATGTTGTTATGGAAGTCGGTGAAGTATGTCCAGTTAGCCGTGATGAAATTGTTAAGGCGTTACATGCCGAAAATGTCCTGGCGCGGCGGTATTTTTGGCCGGGCTGTCATAATATGAAGCCGTTTAAAGAGTTGTTTCCGCATGCGGGTTTGTTATTGCAGAATACTCAGCTTGTGGCGGATAGGGTGATTGTGTTGCCGACGGGTAATGCAATGACAGTTGAATCAGTAAGGTTAGTCTGCAACATTATTAGTCTCAATCTTGAATCAGCCTGATGAAATTAGCAATCATGCAGCCTTACTTTTTCCCCTACCTGGGCTATTTCCAGCTTATCCATGCCGTCGATGCCTTTGTGGTGTATGACGATGTAAATTTCATCAAAGGCGGCTGGATCAATCGCAACTATATTCTGACTCAAGGTGAAAAAACGCGCATCACGCTACAATTGCTGGGGGCCAGCCCAAACCTGCCGATTAACCAGATACCCGTGGGCGAAAACCGTGGAAAGCTATTGAAAACTCTGCAGCAGAGTTATGCCCGTGCACCGTTTTATCCTGAAGTGTTTCCCCTACTCGAAGAAATCCTGGGCTTTGAAGAACCCAATCTGGCTGTATTTCTGGATTTCGGTCTTCGCCGCATTTGCGACTACCTGAATCTACGTCCACGCTGGCATCTGTCATCCGATTTACAAAAGGATAATTCGTTGCGCGGTCAGGACAAGGTATTGGCGATCTGCAAGGAATTGGGAGCCGAGCGCTATGTCAATGTACCAGGCGGCAGGGATTTGTATGATCGTGCCAGCTTCGAGGCGGCAGGCATCCGGCTTTCGTTCATCGAGCCGGGAGCGATTAAATACAGACAATCCGGCGATGAATTCATGCCGTATCTGTCGGCCATTGACGTCTTGATGCACAACAACCAGGAGCAATGTCAAAGCCTGCTTGAGGAGTATCGGCTTGTCTGAGAAGCGCGAACAAAATTTCCGCCGAAATGGGGCTCTGGAAGCCCTGTTGTCACAAATCAATACCGATCTGCAACCCTCCGAGTATCGGCTGGTATCGCAGTACCAGGAAAAAGCGATGCAGCGCCCCTTGATTCTGGTAATGGGGCCGCTACGTAGCGGCACAACTCTTTTCATGCAATGGCTTGCCAATACTGGTATTTCATCCTACCCGACTAATCTACTATCGCGATTCTATCAAGCGCCTATTATCGGCGCAAAAATCCAACTATTACTGACTGACCCACGTTTTAATTTTCGTGACGAATTAGAAGAATTCACTAAACTGTCTGAGTACAAATCAGAAAACGGAAAAACTCAGGGCGTACTTGCTCCCAATGAATTCTGGTATTTCTGGCGGCGCTTTCTTTCCGACCCGAGCCGAGATGTTTGGACGAATGAGGAATTACGGCAAAGTTTAGATGTGACGGCCATGAAAGCCGAACTAAACGGCATAATGGATGTTTTCCAGAAGCCATTTGCTGCAAAGGGGATGCTATTCAATTACAACATTCCATTTCTGGACAGCATTTTTGAAAAAGTGCTCTTTGTTCAGATCAAGCGTGATCCCATTGCAAATGTCGCCTCTGTTTTGGAAGCTCGCAAGAGACAACTCGGCAGCGAGGCGGCTTGGTACTCATTCAAAATACCTGAATATAAACAGTTAAAATATTTAGACCCCATCACACAAGCGAGCGGCCAGGTTCATTACATCAATAAAGCTGTCGACAAGGGAGCAGATTCCGTTGATGAAAGTAGAAAGATAATTGTTCAGTATGAAGCATTCTGCGCCGATCCTGAATATTACTATAATCAATTGATACAAAAATTAGGAATATTAGGTACAGCATATCCAGGGACTAAAGAGTTTACTTTGAGTCGAACAGATATAAAAAATGCCAGGAAAATAGAAAAAGCATTGCAAAGATATTTATAAAAATAAATACATGGTTTTCAACCCGAATAAGTTTTTTATCAATGTTTGATAGCACTATTGACTTAAAATTAGAGATTATGCCTCTTTTTATGCTGTCGCTATGAGAGCATAATTTAAAGATATAAATTTAGAAGGAAAAACAATCAATGAAAAATCTTCGAAGCCAGGATGAAATCATGGCTACATGGAAAGGAGAGCCGGATAAACCGGTTGTGAGTATTTGTTGCATCACTTATAACCATGAGATTTATATCGAAGATGCGCTCGAAGGTTTCTTAATTCAAGAAACTGACTTTCCCTTTGAGATCTTGATTCATGACGATGCCTCGACTGACCGAACGGCAGATATTATTCGAGAATATGAAGCGAAATATCCAAAATTGATTAAACCGATTTATCAAACTGAGAATCAGTATTCCAAGGGAAATAGACCGAACCCGACTTATAATTTTCCTAGAGCTAGAGGAGAATATATTGCTTTATGTGAAGGAGATGATTATTGGATTGAAGCACAAAAACTTCAAATACAACTAAAAGCATTGCAAGCCAATGATAACGCTAGCCTTTGTTTTCATAGGGCAACCTTTTTAGAAGTTAAAAATTTACAAGAAAATCAGTATGTTTATCCGGATTTCGAATTTAAGGATGCTTACTCAATCGAAGATTTGATGGGTATCAATTTTATACCTACTGCTTCTGTACTAATTTATCGTAGCGTAATTACACCTACACCAGACTGGTTTAAATTAATGCCAATAGGTGATTGGCCAAACTGGATATTAGCATGTGAAAATGGTTTAGCTATTGGTTTGGATAACGTTATGAGCGTTTATCGAATCCATGACAAAGGTGTGTGGAATTCAAAAGACAATAAATTTAAAAAAATAGCTAATCTTGAGTTTTACTTTACTATGGAGATTTTTGGTCCAAAAGAAATTCGAAATATTGCCAGACAAAAAAGAATTGATTTATTATTAGAGATAACAAAATATAGTAATGACGAGCATAATAGATTAACTAATCATATTTTTTTTGGTCCTCTACTAAGGTTTTGGAAAAGAGTTATAAATTACAATTTCCCGGATTTTTCCAAAGAGTAATAGTAAAAATACTAAATGTAATTATTAATCAATTATGATAATGTGCAATATTGCGTGCGGAGAAAATTATATTAAGGATTGGATAAATTTCGATTATTCGCCTAATTCAAAATATGTTAGAAAAGCCGATCTATTAAAACCATTACCTGTCGCTGACAGTTTTGCTGATTTAGTATATTCATCTAATTTTATCGAACACATTCCAAGGAATTTAGTGCGCAGTTTTTTAAACGAATGTTTTCGGATTATTAAATCTGGCGGGTATTTGCGTCTGGTACTACCTGATTGGGAAGAGCTATGCAGTACTTATCTAACCTTACGCCGCTCTGATGAGCAGCAACAGAAGCGAGCGGACTTTCTGATGCTGGAAATGTTAGATCAGTGTGTTCGAACAATCTCTGGCGGTGAACTTGGAGCTTATTATCAGAGGCTACAAGCAAAACCATCTGAATATGACGAATTGATTGAGTTCGTTCAACATCTCACCGGTCATAAACTTCGTACTGTAGATGATACCGTCCCCCCCAAGGCTCTTCATCGGTCACCATTTAAAAGAATCCTCAGCAAGCTTGAGCAGCAATATATTAGAGCCGTCATTTCGTTACTTCCATCTGCTTTTAGACATCAAAACATAAGTTGGACTCAAATCGGGGAGAAACATGCATGGATGTACGACTTTTACACAATAGGTTGCTTACTGTCGAAAGCTGGCTTTGTCGACGTTCAACGCATGTCTGCCACAACATCTAATATTTCTGACTTCCCTTTTATGCCGCTAGATGTTAATCCCGATGGTTCGCCCCGAAAAGGAGCGGAGTCTATGTACATTGAGGCTGTTAAACCTTGAAAATCATCCATCTGAATCATTCAGACAGCCAGGGAGGAGCAGCCCGTGCGGCCTATCGCATTCATCAAGCTTTAAGATCAATAGGCATTGACTCCGTGATGTGGGTAAATCGCTCGCAGACTAGAAATAATAGCGTCTACTTATCTCAATCGAGGTGGCATGGCACCTTTATTCGCCTGCGTCTAGCCCTGAGTAAGCAACTGACTAAATCGCTCATTACCGGCAACCCAATTCTGCATTCACCAGCGTTATTCCCTTCGAAATGGCCTGAACTAATCAATGCAACCGATGCCAACTTCGTCAATCTGCACTGGATCAATTTCGAGATGTTGTCTATCGAAGATGTCTCTCGTATCAATAAACCC
It includes:
- a CDS encoding WbqC family protein, whose product is MKLAIMQPYFFPYLGYFQLIHAVDAFVVYDDVNFIKGGWINRNYILTQGEKTRITLQLLGASPNLPINQIPVGENRGKLLKTLQQSYARAPFYPEVFPLLEEILGFEEPNLAVFLDFGLRRICDYLNLRPRWHLSSDLQKDNSLRGQDKVLAICKELGAERYVNVPGGRDLYDRASFEAAGIRLSFIEPGAIKYRQSGDEFMPYLSAIDVLMHNNQEQCQSLLEEYRLV
- a CDS encoding UPF0175 family protein → MQIHVNVPPNLPDAIQCSPEQFAREAKIAMAVKLFEMKRLSSGMAAALADMERVPFLAELHRYNVAIIDLDTDELQSDINNA
- a CDS encoding ABC transporter permease; this translates as MTSLGLGYWIAALNVKYRDFRYIVPFIVQMGLYISPVGFSSHIIPDEWRLLYSLNPMVGVIDGFRWMVVGEQSALYLQGLYVSIGVSLLLFLLGLNYYSKTEKQFADTI
- a CDS encoding sulfotransferase, coding for MSEKREQNFRRNGALEALLSQINTDLQPSEYRLVSQYQEKAMQRPLILVMGPLRSGTTLFMQWLANTGISSYPTNLLSRFYQAPIIGAKIQLLLTDPRFNFRDELEEFTKLSEYKSENGKTQGVLAPNEFWYFWRRFLSDPSRDVWTNEELRQSLDVTAMKAELNGIMDVFQKPFAAKGMLFNYNIPFLDSIFEKVLFVQIKRDPIANVASVLEARKRQLGSEAAWYSFKIPEYKQLKYLDPITQASGQVHYINKAVDKGADSVDESRKIIVQYEAFCADPEYYYNQLIQKLGILGTAYPGTKEFTLSRTDIKNARKIEKALQRYL
- a CDS encoding glycosyltransferase: MKNLRSQDEIMATWKGEPDKPVVSICCITYNHEIYIEDALEGFLIQETDFPFEILIHDDASTDRTADIIREYEAKYPKLIKPIYQTENQYSKGNRPNPTYNFPRARGEYIALCEGDDYWIEAQKLQIQLKALQANDNASLCFHRATFLEVKNLQENQYVYPDFEFKDAYSIEDLMGINFIPTASVLIYRSVITPTPDWFKLMPIGDWPNWILACENGLAIGLDNVMSVYRIHDKGVWNSKDNKFKKIANLEFYFTMEIFGPKEIRNIARQKRIDLLLEITKYSNDEHNRLTNHIFFGPLLRFWKRVINYNFPDFSKE
- a CDS encoding DegT/DnrJ/EryC1/StrS family aminotransferase, which translates into the protein MDKIQLKKSKSDLAINGGAPAFQQPLHVGRPNMGDKAAFMRYVDQIFDNRWLSNNGPLVQELEQRIANYHQVKHCVAMCNGTIALEIAIRALELTGEVILPSYTFIATAHALHWQEITPVFADIDPVTHCLDPEAVRKMITPKTTGIIGVHLWGHAAPVNDLQAVADEYGLQLLFDAAHAFGCSYQGQMIGNFGRCEVLSFHATKFFNTFEGGAVLTNDDELAEKMRLMRNFGFAGMDNVIHPGTNGKMTEICAAMGLVNLDNLGVVLEANRRNYLAYQQEFADLPVRLFAFDERERKNYQYVVMEVGEVCPVSRDEIVKALHAENVLARRYFWPGCHNMKPFKELFPHAGLLLQNTQLVADRVIVLPTGNAMTVESVRLVCNIISLNLESA
- a CDS encoding methyltransferase domain-containing protein; this encodes MCNIACGENYIKDWINFDYSPNSKYVRKADLLKPLPVADSFADLVYSSNFIEHIPRNLVRSFLNECFRIIKSGGYLRLVLPDWEELCSTYLTLRRSDEQQQKRADFLMLEMLDQCVRTISGGELGAYYQRLQAKPSEYDELIEFVQHLTGHKLRTVDDTVPPKALHRSPFKRILSKLEQQYIRAVISLLPSAFRHQNISWTQIGEKHAWMYDFYTIGCLLSKAGFVDVQRMSATTSNISDFPFMPLDVNPDGSPRKGAESMYIEAVKP
- a CDS encoding ABC transporter ATP-binding protein, with product MPNSDDVLIKVENVSKKFCRSLKRSMLYGIEDISRDLLHLPDTSEHLRKDEFWAVDDVSFEVKRGECLGIIGRNGAGKSTLLKMLNGIFMPDKGKITIKGKVGALIEVGAGFHPMLTGRENVYVNGAILGMSKREIDKKFDEIITFAELEEFIDMPVKHYSSGMYVRLGFAIAVQMEPDVLLIDEVLAVGDISFVLKCFNRIDRLLENTALIFISHNMSQVSRICNQILFIKQGKEIFLGNDVMQGVNAYYASLKNETGNFIGSCQAKLCSIKLASGKQQSTVNEVLAICYGAELKIILEINVDNSIKNPHLYFAFHDKEQRNFAEIYSSNSHFRIENHSGKITLEIVIPSINFSQGIYSITVTLSESKNGQVLFRHQSAIYFQVIDGVHGWAPIQIRPQWQQKNLPHFQKPSNRNNQHKIAL
- a CDS encoding DUF3368 domain-containing protein — translated: MHENAKTIVTNTTPLIALTAATGSLEMLRHLYSRVVIPYEVATEIRSGGQTCFGVDVFERSTWLEIKTTPTVITPYLNNTLDRGEASVIQTALQESIDLVVIDETAGRRVARLCGLTLTGSIGILLKASASGFPISIPEAISKMQSHGVWLSRRVIDYALQTNNSNKLI
- a CDS encoding cytosolic protein, whose amino-acid sequence is MDNTNSTTDYDSPWKEALEQYFPQFMALLFPQVSPQIDWQQPHEFLDKELQQVVRDAESGRGYTDKLVKVYTLNHNTLWVLIHIEIQGKADPQFNRRMFRYYYRLVDSYPEQAIASFAVLTNQRQTEKLGHYQQHFWQTELDFRFPTVYLQQWSNKLDELEKNPNPFAIVIMAQLIAHATAKDDLTRKDSKFRLIRMLYQRRYERQDILELFRYIDWMLQLPKVLEEQLYQAIEAMEQEEHMPYVTAIERYAEARGETRGETRGEAQTLRRQIQLKYKEIPDWVTDKINQADKSQLDRWVERILFEDNLENLFKP
- a CDS encoding type II toxin-antitoxin system RelE/ParE family toxin, encoding MSYALKIKPNAQKELARLSKSVANAAIKKIRALADDPYPTGCKKLVGSDHTYRIRTGDYRIIYTVLNAVLTVEVIKIGRRKNVYR